A window of Garra rufa chromosome 16, GarRuf1.0, whole genome shotgun sequence contains these coding sequences:
- the LOC141288776 gene encoding glucosamine-6-phosphate deaminase 1-like yields MKLIILDDYDQVSEWTAKYIRNRIKKFNPGPDRYFTLGLPTGGTPLGCYKKLIEYHKKGEVSFQYVKTFNMDEYVGLPRDHPESYHSFMWNNFFKHIDIRAENAHILNGNASNLEKECQDFESKIKAAGGIELFVGGIGPDGHIAFNEPGSSLVSRTRVKTLAMDTILANARFFDGDLSKVPTMALTVGVGTVMDAREVMILITGSHKAFALYKAIEEGVNHMWTVSAFQQHPQAVFVCDEDATHELRVKTVKYFKGIMDVHNKMVEPID; encoded by the exons ATGAAGCTCATCATACTTGATGACTATGACCAGGTCAGCGAATGGACTGCCAAATACATCAGGAACAGGATCAAGAAGTTTAACCCCGGACCTGACCGATACTTCACTCTGGGTCTTCCAacag GAGGCACCCCACTTGGATGCTACAAGAAACTCATAGAGTATCACAAGAAGGGAGAAGTATCTTTTCAGTACGTGAAAACGTTTAATATGGATGAGTATGTAG GACTTCCTAGGGACCATCCTGAAAGCTACCATTCGTTCATGTGGAACAACTTTTTCAAGCACATCGACATCCGAGCAGAAAATGCACACATCCTAAACGGCAATGCGTCCAATTTAGAAAAGGAGTGTCAGGACTTTGAATCCAAAATCAAAGCTGCTGGAGGAATCGAACTTTTTGTTGGCG GTATTGGACCTGATGGCCACATTGCGTTCAATGAGCCTGGATCCAGTCTGGTGTCCCGAACCCGTGTTAAGACCCTGGCAATGGACACGATTCTAGCTAACGCACGGTTTTTTGATGGCGATCTCTCTAAAGTCCCCACCATGGCTCTGACGGTTGGAGTTGGCACTGTGATGGATGCTCGAGAG GTCATGATCCTTATCACTGGCTCTCATAAAGCGTTCGCACTCTATAAAGCCATCGAAGAGGGAGTGAACCACATGTGGACGGTGTCAGCATTCCAGCAGCACCCGCAGGCTGTGTTTGTGTGCGATGAAGACGCCACACACGAGCTGAGGGTCAAAACGGTCAAGTACTTCAAAG gcATTATGGATGTGCACAACAAGATGGTGGAGCCTATAGACTGA
- the LOC141288201 gene encoding NEDD4 family-interacting protein 1-like, producing the protein MTDQRSGYQQLNNEEDSAEVLQQTADAPPPYSSIAASNAAFFEYKEDEVYPKPPSYNVATSLPSYDEAERNKVEATVPLVTDRDEDFIARDSFDDTDQLRVGNDGIFMLTFFMAFLFNWIGFFLSFCLTTSAAGRYGAISGFGLSLVKWVLIVRFSTYFPGYFDGQYWLWWVFLVVGFLLFFRGFVNYSRVRNMADHSMSTIPRTRVLFIY; encoded by the exons ATGACAGATCAGCGGAGTGGATATCAGCAG TTGAATAACGAGGAGGATTCAGCGGAGGTGCTTCAACAAACCGCTGATGCACCTCCACCGTACAGCAGCATCGCGGCGAGTAACGCAG CTTTCTTTGAGTACAAAGAGGATGAGGTTTACCCCAAACCCCCCTCATACAATGTGGCCACGTCACTGCCGTCCTACGACGAGGCTGAGAGGAACAAAGTAGAGGCCACGGTTCCTCTAGTCACTGACAGG GATGAGGACTTCATTGCCAGAGACAGCTTTGACGATACGGATCAGCTGCGTGTTGGGAACGATGGAATTTTCATGCTCACATTTTTCA TGGCGTTCCTCTTTAACTGGATTGGCTTCTTCCTGTCCTTCTGTCTGACCACGTCTGCGGCTGGACGCTATGGGGCCATCTCTGGGTTTGGACTGTCCCTGGTCAAATGGGTCCTGATTGTCAGG TTTTCAACCTACTTCCCTGGATATTTTGATGGCCAGTACTGGCTGTGGTGGGTTTTCCTGGTCGTAG GATTCCTGCTGTTTTTCCGGGGATTCGTCAACTATTCCAGAGTTCGCAACATGGCAGATCATTCCATGTCTACCATTCCTCGAACCCGAGTTCTTTTTATCTATTAG